A single window of Montipora capricornis isolate CH-2021 chromosome 14, ASM3666992v2, whole genome shotgun sequence DNA harbors:
- the LOC138032094 gene encoding very long chain fatty acid elongase 5-like gives MVSRAVKYLNFSKAVIQLPSFPVALVYLILIPASLLWKRHTSPLGLQKVLVAYNFICSVLSLYSFGVIVKAYYQGGLLYTFAMVHDADVKHAFVVYVFTKYLELLDTVFMILRHRQRQITFLHVYHHTSILLLSDYALRFTPWPAIGVMLGMNSFVHVFLYLYYGQSALQPAQRPQWKQRMTQLQLFQFVVGLIHAWFGYLHHGFCIFAIFYDMSMMALFGNFYYHAFVKVKLNKKNE, from the exons ATGGTGTCGAGAGCAG tgaaatatttaaatttctcCAAAGCTGTTATACAATTGCCATCATTCCCTGTTGCTCTGGTGTACTTGATCCTCATCCCTGCATCTTTGCTATGGAAGCGACACACTTCACCTCTAGGACTGCAAAAG GTGTTGGTGGCATACAACTTTATCTGTAGTGTTCTCAGCCTTTACTCCTTTGGTGTCATTGTGAAAGCTTATTATCAAGGTGGTCTGCTTTACACATTTGCCATGGTTCATGATGCTGATGTGAAACATGCATTTGTTGTCTATGTGTTCACCAAATACTTGGAGCTTCTGGATACAGTCTTCATGATTCTTAGGCACAGGCAACGGCAAATCACATTCCTTCAT GTATACCACCATACATCTATCTTACTGCTAAGTGACTATGCCCTTCGCTTCACTCCTTGGCCAGCCATTGGCGTCATGTTGGGAATGAATTCATTTGTTCATGTTTTTCTCTATCTTTACTATGGCCAGTCAGCGTTGCAACCTGCTCAGAGGCCGCAGTGGAAGCAGAGAATGACTCAGCTCCAGTTGTTTCAGTTTGTGGTCGGTCTTATCCACGCATGGTTTGGTTACTTGCACCATGGTTTCTGTATTTTTGCTATATTTTATGACATGAGTATGATGGCATTGTTTGGCAATTTTTATTATCATGCTTTTGTCAAAGTCAAACTTAACAAGAAAAATGAGTGA